In Apis cerana isolate GH-2021 linkage group LG6, AcerK_1.0, whole genome shotgun sequence, the following are encoded in one genomic region:
- the LOC107994115 gene encoding cilia- and flagella-associated protein 97-like, producing the protein MSCLKDTQPDCRCQYTLTLTDEIVHEQFSEMKDSFNHVPSIHEVDEEETDEENACDLELKTPKDIELAADQLKDTADTIDEDSIYSNDSFCSDESCDESEETNGTLRSLNDSHFSPHPQISTRKFSHEEIKNEQEKSENITQNEIINSIGRSSISEDNSIGIKQVKNRRKNMSFTDEEIRKIEWENQILLRKIMAQQKPKEKVFYENIPPSRISSSAINRKKLQKKIENENILLLQRIQQTKSRVMNNMTKPGCRQTIL; encoded by the exons ATGTCATGTTTAAAAGATACTCAGCCTGATTGTAGGTGTCAATATACATTAACATTGACAGATGAAATAGTTCATGAACAGTTTTCTGAAATGAAAGACAGTTTCAATCATGTGCCCAGTATACATGAGGTGGATGAAGAAGAAACGGATGAAGAAAATGCTTgtgatttagaattaaaaactcCAAAAGATATTGAACTAGCTGCAGATCAATTAAAAGATACTGCAGATACTATAGATGAAGATTCTATTTATAGTAATGATTCATTTTGTTCTGATGAATCTTGTGATGAATCTGAAGAAACTAATGGTACATTAAGATCACTTAATGATTCTCATTTTTCTCCTCATCCTCAAATCAGTACGCGCAAATTTAGTCACGaggaaattaaaaacgaacaggaaaaatctgaaaatataacgcaaaatgaaattataaattctattggTAGAAGTTCAATATCTGAAGATAATTCCATAGGAATCAAACAagtaaaaaatagaagaaaaaatatgagtTTTACAGATgaagaaatacgaaaaatcgaaTGGGAGAATCAAATTCTGTTAAGAAAGATAATGGCACAACAGAAaccaaaagaaaaagtattttatgaaaatatcccACCATCACGAATAAGTAGCTCTgcaataaatagaaagaaattacaaaagaaaatagaaaatgaaaatata tTATTGCTCCAAAGGATACAACAAACTAAATCACGagttatgaataatatgacAAAACCTGGTTGTAGACAAACGATCTTATAA
- the LOC107994076 gene encoding THO complex subunit 3, producing the protein MKTTMSTSRVDELINYFKSHNKIREQQSHSAKVHSVGWSCDGKLLASGSFDKSVCIFSLCPDRLKQETTFRGHGGSVDQLCWHAFYPELLSTASGDKTVRIWDTRTQKCTANISTRGENINISWSPDGNTIAVGNKEDLVTFIDARVMKIRAEEQFNFEVNEISWNKDSDTFYLTNGQGCVHILSYPDLELLHVIKAHPGTCICIEFDPTGRYFATGSADALVSLWDADELCCLRTFSRLEWPVRTISFSYNGQLLAAASEDLVIDIGEVETGEKITDIPVEAATFTVAWHPKQYLLAYACDDKDTYDRKRDAGSLKVFGFAND; encoded by the exons ATGAAAACAACAATGTCTACTTCTCGTGTTGATGaactgataaattattttaaatcacataataaaattagagaaCAACAAAGTCATTCTGCGAAAGTACATAGTGTAGGATGGAGTTGTGATGGAAAACTTTTGGCTTCAGGATCTTTTGATAAATCTGTTTGCATCTTTTCTCTTTGTCCAGATCGTTTA aaacaaGAAACAACTTTCAGAGGACATGGTGGTAGTGTAGATCAACTATGCTGGCATGCTTTTTATCCAGAGTTATTGTCTACTGCAAGTGGAGATAAGACAGTTCGTATATGGGATACAAGAACTCAAAAATGCACAGCAAATATCAGTACAAGAggtgaaaatatcaatatatcatgGTCACCTGATGGTAATACAATAGCTGTAGGAAACAAAGAAGATTTGGTGACTTTTATTGATGCACGAGTAATGAAAATTCGTGCAGAAGaacaattcaattttgaagtgaatgaaatttcatgGAATAAAGATTctgatacattttatttaactaatgGTCAAGGCTGTGTACATATTTTAAGTTATCcagatttagaattattacatGTAATTAAAGCACATCCAGGAACATGTATTTGTATAGAATTTGATCCTACTGGAAGATATTTTGCAACTGGTTCAGCAGATGCATTAGTTTCTTTATGGGATGCAGATGAATTGTGTTGTTTAAGAACATTTTCAAGACTAGAATGGCCAGTGAGAACTAtatcattttcttataatgGACAATTATTAGCTGCAGCATCTGAAGATCTTGTAATAGATATAGGTGAAGTTGAAACTGGAGAAAAGATTACAGATATACCAGTAGAAGCAGCAACTTTTACAGTTGCATGGCATCCAAAACAATATTTGTTAGCATATGCATGTGATGATAAAGATACTTATGATCGAAAACGTGATGCTGGTAGTCTAAAAGTATTTGGATTTgctaatgattaa